One window of Populus nigra chromosome 5, ddPopNigr1.1, whole genome shotgun sequence genomic DNA carries:
- the LOC133694544 gene encoding uncharacterized protein LOC133694544 produces MADQEEDDLRMALRMSMQNSPPEPKRSKPRDAGAPVASPEDLRRMKRELMAAAAEKRLLETRVDSPSPSQSPSPSKATVDRSPGKSTDFVRKEVDFGLKEGSSGKELSSEEANELFSMVFGSCVSNDILAQWSNQGIRFSPDPETSMGLVQHEGGPCGVLATIQAFVLKHLLFFPNEIGKVTSNVPQNLGSGGLSKSQYVASDNFSSLTEDAKARALVKSMGEILFMCGDNKRAVIATLNVVGLDTEGFAKNEIIAKALEGLTIESASDLQKILRIDTYTSQTTALQKLHTALPVFQSRMGALLFLISALLSRGLDSIQADRDDPNLPLVTAPFGHASQEIVNLLLCGQAVPNVFDGRMDFGGGMFLKGISMSVEVGFLTLLESLNFCKVGQHLKCPKWPIWVVGSESHYTVLFALDTSVQDENELEERESQIRRAFDAQDQSGGGGFISVEGFHQVLREVGIRLPSEKLDHLCSTGFIVWSEFWQVILDLDKSLGGLKDSSGLMGKKVFDLCHFNGIAKSDINGSHATSGGETLVQRPRLTKLRVSVPPRWTPEEFMADVVVTCGPGGKESSGKDTEVTKPEPSQHAPLVDCIRTRWSRAVCNWVGDPPSIV; encoded by the exons ATGGCGGATCAAGAAGAAGACGACTTGAGAATGGCTCTTAGAATGAGCATGCAAAACTCGCCACCTGAACCTAAGCGGAGTAAGCCGAGGGACGCTGGAGCTCCTGTGGCATCGCCGGAGGATTTGAGGCGGATGAAGCGCGAGCTCATGGCAGCGGCTGCTGAGAAACGGCTTCTCGAGACGAGAGTTGACTCCCCTTCTCCTTCCCAGTCGCCTTCGCCTTCAAAAGCAACAGTTGATAGAAGCCCTGGTAAAAGTACAGATTTTGTTAGAAAGGAGGTAGATTTTGGTTTGAAGGAGGGGAGTTCGGGAAAGGAATTATCGAGTGAGGAAGCTAATGAGTTGTTTTCGATGGTGTTTGGGAGTTGTGTTTCTAATGACATTCTTGCTCAGTGGAGTAACCAGGGCATAAG GTTTAGTCCTGATCCAGAAACATCTATGGGACTAGTGCAGCATGAAGGTGGGCCCTGTGGCGTCTTAGCAACTATACAA GCATTTGTTCTCAAACACCTTCTTTTCTTTCCGAATGAAATAGGCAAAGTTACATCAAATGTGCCACAAAATTTGGGCTCTGGAGGATTGTCTAAAAGTCAATATGTTGCATCGGATAATTTCAGTTCTCTTACTGAAGATGCAAAAGCAAG AGCCCTGGTTAAAAGCATGGGTGAGATATTGTTTATGTGCGGAGACAATAAAAGAGCTGTGATTGCCACTTTGAATGTTGTTGGCCTTGACACTGAGGGCTTTGCAAAGAACGAG ATCATTGCAAAAGCACTCGAGGGCCTTACAATTGAATCTGCATCTGATTTGCAAAAAATTCTAAGAATCGACACATATACATCACAAACAACTGCATTGCAGAAACTCCATACAGCACTTCCTGTTTTCCAATCTCGTATGGGGGCACTACTGTTCCTTATTTCCGCCTTACTGTCCCGAGGATTG GACTCAATTCAAGCTGACAGGGACGATCCCAACCTTCCCCTAGTCACCGCACCTTTTGGGCATGCTTCACAG GAAATTGTGAACCTTCTGCTCTGTGGACAGGCTGTCCCTAACGTGTTTGATGGTAGGATGGACTTCGGTGGAGGCATGTTTCTAAAGGGCATATCCATGAGTGTGGAAGTTGGATTTCTCACACTATTAGAATCTCTCAATTTTTGTAAGGTTGGCCAGCATTTAAAATGCCCGAAATGGCCAATATGGGTTGTTGGGAGCGAATCTCATTATACAGTTCTATTTGCTCTCGACACCTCGGTTCAGGACGAGAATGAACTGGAAGAAAGAGAGTCACAGATTCGGAGGGCATTTGATGCACAAGATcagagtggtggtggtggctttATCAGTGTTGAAGGCTTCCATCAAGTCCTTAGGGAAGTGGGTATTAGACTTCCATCTGAGAAACTCGATCACCTTTGCAGCACTGGCTTTATTGTATGGAGTGAATTCTGGCAGGTTATTTTGGATTTAGACAAAAGTCTGGGAGGCCTTAAGGATTCAAGTGGGTTGATGGGTAAGAAGGTGTTTGATCTTTGCCATTTTAATGGGATTGCAAAATCTGATATAAATGGAAGCCACGCAACCTCTGGGGGTGAAACACTGGTTCAGAGACCTAGACTCACAAAACTGAGGGTTTCAGTTCCACCAAGGTGGACTCCCGAGGAATTCATGGCAGATGTGGTAGTGACGTGTGGCCCTGGTGGGAAGGAATCAAGTGGTAAAGACACTGAGGTGACCAAACCCGAGCCTTCTCAGCATGCACCATTAGTGGACTGTATTAGAACTCGCTGGTCTCGTGCAGTTTGCAATTGGGTGGGGGATCCGCCTAGTATAGTGTGA
- the LOC133694513 gene encoding protein WHAT'S THIS FACTOR 1 homolog, chloroplastic, which translates to MKPGKGSGFINAMFVNNLNRCNHNHNSPSSSSSSSIFYYLHRNFSLWSMKKDPDLESALSRNRRWIVNNQIKNIILRYPNQDAPVKFLQKKFKTLDLQGKALNWLKKYPCCFDVYLQNDEYHCKLSKRMLFLVEEEESVKETQEPVFVERLSKLLMLSVNHRLNVVKLNELKRNLGFPDDYLIRILPKYPDTFRFVNHSGRRSSMEIELLSWNPDLAISAVEVSARKQGSSKPCFSCSLPSTWVKSWERFNEFNATPYISPYVDSRGLLEGSKEMEKRIVGLVHELLSLTLWKKMSIVKMGHFKREFNLPEKLNILLLKHPGIFYVSNKYQIYTVLLREGYNGSELIDKDPLVVVKDKFGELMQEGLHEYNRRRYEVNLEKQRKKGIVSVRKEKRKEGSTEMTEQDDSGDKLGGLFDPEERKRFYKVLFDDDAP; encoded by the coding sequence ATGAAGCCAGGGAAGGGAAGTGGTTTCATCAACGCCATGTTTGTCAACAACCTAAACCGTTGCAATCACAATCACAACtctccatcatcatcatcatcatcatcaatcttTTATTATCTCCATCGAAACTTCTCACTCTGGTCCATGAAAAAAGACCCGGATCTGGAGTCTGCTCTCTCGCGAAACCGTAGATGGAtagtaaataatcaaataaaaaacattatcctTAGATACCCCAACCAGGATGCACCGGTCAAGTTTCTTCAAAAAAAGTTCAAGACTTTAGACCTTCAAGGTAAAGCTCTTAACTGGCTTAAAAAATACCCTTGTTGTTTCGATGTTTATCTACAAAACGATGAGTATCATTGTAAATTATCAAAGAGAATGTTGTTCTTAGTGGAGGAGGAAGAGTCTGTTAAAGAAACGCAAGAACCTGTCTTTGTTGAGAGATTAAGTAAGTTGTTGATGTTGAGTGTGAATCATAGGCTTAATGTTGTTAAACTTAACGAGTTAAAGAGAAATCTTGGATTCCCTGATGATTATTTGATTAGGATTTTGCCTAAATACCCTGATACGTTTAGGTTTGTTAATCATAGTGGGAGAAGGAGTTCAATGGAGATTGAACTTTTATCATGGAACCCAGATTTGGCAATTTCTGCTGTTGAAGTTTCGGCTAGAAAACAGGGTTCTTCTAAGCCTTGCTTTAGTTGTTCTTTGCCATCAACTTGGGTTAAATCATGGGAAAGGTTTAATGAATTCAATGCTACTCCTTATATTTCTCCTTATGTGGATTCAAGAGGTTTATTGGAAGGTTCAAAGGAGATGGAGAAAAGAATAGTGGGTTTAGTGCACGAGTTGCTGTCATTGACATTATGGAAGAAGATGTCAATTGTGAAAATGGGTCATTTTAAACGAGAGTTTAATTTACCTGAGAAACTAAATATTCTGCTTCTTAAGCATCCAGGCATATTTTATGTGTCGAATAAGTATCAGATTTATACTGTTCTTCTTAGAGAAGGGTATAATGGCTCAGAATTGATTGATAAGGATCCACTTGTTGTTGTGAAGGATAAATTTGGAGAGTTGATGCAGGAAGGGCTCCATGAATATAACCGGAGGCGCTATGAAGTGAATCTAGAAAAGCAGAGGAAGAAAGGCATTGTTTCtgtaagaaaagagaaaaggaaggaaggaagcacAGAAATGACTGAACAAGATGATAGTGGTGATAAGCTGGGTGGTTTGTTCGACCCTGAAGAAAGGAAACGGTTTTATAAAGTTCTTTTTGATGATGATGCCCCATGA
- the LOC133695384 gene encoding vacuolar iron transporter homolog 2-like, whose protein sequence is MASNQTSLNDAKFALPVSDVEQQAALEIETEDFDYSKRAQWLRAAVLGANDGLVSTASLMMGVGAVKQDLKAMILTGFAGLVAGACSMAIGEFVSVHSQLDIELAQMKRDRQRKDTEEREEGENESLPNPLLAAAASALAFSVGALVPLLAASFIREYKVRLGVVVAAVTLALMIFGWLGAVLGKAPAVRSSLRVLVGGWLAMAITFGLTRLIGSSGL, encoded by the coding sequence ATGGCTAGCAACCAAACATCCCTCAATGATGCCAAATTTGCTCTCCCTGTTAGTGATGTTGAGCAACAAGCAGCTTTAGAGATTGAAACCGAGGACTTTGACTACTCAAAACGAGCACAATGGCTACGAGCTGCAGTGCTCGGAGCCAATGATGGTTTGGTCTCCACAGCATCATTGATGATGGGGGTGGGGGCTGTGAAACAAGACCTTAAGGCCATGATACTGACCGGGTTTGCAGGTTTGGTGGCCGGCGCTTGTAGCATGGCAATAGGTGAGTTTGTGTCTGTCCACTCACAACTAGATATTGAGTTGGCCCAAATGAAAAGAGacagacaaagaaaagacacggaagaaagagaagagggaGAGAATGAGAGTTTGCCAAACCCATTGCTGGCAGCTGCAGCTTCAGCTCTTGCCTTTTCAGTTGGTGCATTAGTGCCATTGCTAGCTGCTTCCTTCATAAGGGAGTACAAGGTGAGGCTAGGAGTCGTGGTTGCGGCAGTAACCTTGGCCTTGATGATCTTCGGGTGGTTAGGGGCTGTGCTGGGCAAAGCACCGGCTGTTAGGTCATCACTTAGGGTTTTGGTAGGAGGATGGCTGGCTATGGCCATCACCTTTGGTCTAACCAGGTTAATTGGATCAAGTGGACTGTGA
- the LOC133694516 gene encoding cytochrome b-c1 complex subunit 6-1, mitochondrial-like — MADEELVDQKKYLEDSCKPKCVKPLLEYEACVKRVEGDDSSQKHCTGQYFDYWFCIDKCVAPKLLSKLK; from the exons AT ggcGGACGAAGAACTCGTTGATCAAAAGAAGTATCTTGAGGACTCTTGCAAGCCTAAGTGTGTGAAGCCTCTACTTGAATATGAG GCATGTGTTAAGAGAGTTGAAGGAGATGACAGCAGCCAGAAACATTGTACAGGGCAGTACTTTGACTACTGGTTCTGTATTGATAAATGc GTTGCACCAAAGCTACTCTCTAAACTGAAGTGA
- the LOC133694515 gene encoding cytochrome b-c1 complex subunit 6-1, mitochondrial: protein MADEEPVDPKKYLEEACKPKCVRPLLEYQACVKRIQGDESGHKHCTGQYFDYWSCVDKCVAPKLFSKLK, encoded by the exons AT GGCGGACGAGGAACCTGTAGATCCAAAGAAGTATCTTGAGGAAGCTTGCAAGCCTAAGTGTGTGAGGCCATTGCTTGAATATCAG GCATGTGTTAAGAGAATTCAAGGCGATGAGAGCGGGCACAAACATTGTACAGGGCAGTACTTTGATTACTGGTCCTGTGTTGATAAATGT GTTGCACCAAAGCTGTTTTCAAAACTGAAGTAG